The sequence below is a genomic window from Clostridium sp. BJN0001.
TCTAAAGTTATATGTTCTGTCATAAAAGATTCTGGAGATGATCCTGATATAACAAATGGAATAAAGATAACTGCAGAGGTAGAAAAGTGTACATCTAAAGAGAAAATTTTAATTGAAGGTTCAGAAGGCGTAGGAAAAGTTGTATCTGATGGACTTTTTGCTAAAAAAGGTGAGTGGGCAATAAATCCTGTACCTAGAAAAATGATTTATGATTCTGTTTTATCAGTTTTAGATGATAAAACTCATGTTAAAGTTACAATTTCTGTGCCAGAGGGAAGAAAGATTGCAGAGAAAACATTTAATAGCCGTCTTGGAATTGAAGGCGGGATTTCTATACTTGGTACGACAGGAATTGTAAAACCAATGTCATTTGAGGCACTTAAAGAATCTATTGCAATTGAAATTAAACAGAAAGCTTTAAAGACAAAGAAACTTATTCTTGCATTTGGAAATCTTGGAGAAAAATATGCTGAGAGTTTAGGATATTCTAAGGATAAAATAGTAATCTGTTCAAATTTTATAGGATTTGCACTTGAAACATGCGTTTTATCAGGAGTTACAGATGTTTTAGTTGTAGGTCATATAGGAAAGATGTGCAAAATTGCTTATGGCTGCTTTATGACTCATAGCAGAGTATGTGGTATAAGACTTGAAGTTTTGGCGTTAGAGCTCGCTCTTCTTGGGAAAGATACTGAATTTATTAAGAAAGTTTTAAATGAAAAAACATGTGAAAGTGCAGTAAAGCTTTTAGGTGATGGATATTATGAGCTTTATAAAAATATAGGAAGAAAAATTATAGAAAAGATAAATATTTATACTCAAAATAAACTTTCATGTAATATTATTATGTATTATGGTTCAAAGAAACAGAAAAAGCTTTATAATTCATTTGAAGATTTAGGAGAAAATTTATGATATACATAGTAGGTCTTGGACCTGGAAACCGTGAATATATGCTAAATAAAGCAATATCTGTACTTGAAAAATCAGATATTATTATTGGATTTAAAAGAGGAATTTCATCAGTAGATTTTATACATACTAAAAAAGTATGCATAAAGAGTTTTAAGGAACTTAATAAGTATTTAACTGATACTTCAAAAAATATTTCGATTATTGCATCTGGTGATCCATTATTTTTTGGAATAACAAAATATATTAAAGCTTCATTTGATATATCATTTGAAGTTATTCCAGGTATAAGTTCATTTCAGTATCTTGCATCAAAAACTCATATTTCATGGGATGGAGCTTATCTTTCAAGTTTGCATGGCAGAAATGAAGATTTTATTTCTGAAATAAAAAATCAAAAAATAAGTATATATTTGACAGATAATATTAATAATCCTAAAAAAATATGTGAAAAATTATATAAAGAAAGAGTTAAATGTAATATAATAATTGGTGAAAACCTTTCGTATACAGATGAAAAAATAACAGAAGGGACTCCGGAAAAATTAAAAAATAACGATTACAGCAATTTGAGTATCATGATTATAGAAAAGTTAAGTTAGATAGGGAGGCATTAAGATGTATTTTCTAAAAGATGAGAATTTTATACGGGGAAACTGTCCTATGACAAAAGAAGAGGTTAGAATTCTATCTATTGCAAAAATGAATATAGATAGCAGTTCAATTGTACTTGATATTGGAAGTGGAACAGGAACAATTACAGTACAGTCTTCAAAAGCTGCTAAAAATGGTAAAATTATGGCTATTGAAAAAGATGAAGAAGCATATAATGTAACAACAGAAAACATAAAAAAGTTTAAATGCGATAATGTACGTATAATAAAAAATGAAGCATGTTCTATACTCGATAGACTTATAAGCGATAAGATAAAATTTGATTCTATTTTTATAGGCGGCAGTAATGGGAAACTTGAGGAAATTGTTTTAAAGGCTAATGCTGTCTTGAAAAAAGGCGGAACTATTGTTATGAATTTTATAAGAATTGATAATGCTTGCCGTGCTATTGAGGTATGCAAAAGACTTGAATATAATACAGATATTTCTCTTGTAAACATAAGTAAAAATAAAGGTAAATCACTTATGCTTATTGCGAATAATCCTATATATATAGTTCAATGCACAAAATAAAACTGGAGGAAAGTATGGGAACATTATTTGGAATAGGAGTAGGTCCTGGAGATAAAGAACTTTTGACTATAAAGGCTTTAAACACCATAAAAAGATGCAAAACTATAGTAGCTCCTGCAGCTAAAGAAGATGGTGGATATAGTATAGCTTACGAAACAGCAAAAGATTATATAGATAAAAAAACTACAGTTTATTTAAAACATTTCCCAATGGGGACAGCAGATAAAAAAGAAAAAGTATATGAAATATATAAACTTATAGAAAACGAATTAAAAAAAGGAAATGATGTTGCGTTTTTAACAATAGGTGATCCTTATATTTATAGTACATATATTTATCTTCTTGAGTTTATAAAAAATAGAAATTATAATGTAAAAACTATCCCTGGAATTCCATCTTTCTGTGCAGCAGCTTCAATCTCTGATAGCATTTTAGTTATTGGTGATGAAATCTTAACTATAATGCCTGCATCGAAAGTATCTGAGATTAAAGATGAAAAGTATGTAGTTATTATGAAAGTATATAAAAAAGAAAAAGAGATTCTTGATATACTTGATAGAAAAAACTTTTCTTATACATACATTTCAAGAGCAGGAAGAGACAATGAGAAAATTTTAAGAAACAGAGAAGATATATTAAAAAATTGTGATTATATGTCGCTTATAATAGCGCACAGAAAGGAATAGATATGGTTTATTTTATTGGGGCAGGTCCTGGAGATGTTGATCTTATAACAGTAAAGGGAAGAAAAATTTTAGAAAAAGCTGATGTTGTAATATATGCAGGTTCTCTTGTATCAAAAGAGCATCTTTCTTTTTTGAAAAAGAATGCCTATGTTTTTAATTCAGCTAAAATGACTCTTGAAGAGATTATTGATGTAATAAAAGAAAATGATTTTGATAATAAAATAATAGTAAGACTTCATACAGGAGATCCTTCTATATATGGTGCAATAAAAGAGCAGATGGATGAACTTTCAAAATTAAATATAAAATATGAAGTTATTCCTGGAGTAAGCTCATTTACTGCTGCAGCTGCTGCAATAAAGAAGGAATTTACTCTTCCATCAGTTTCACAGACTGTAATTTTAACAAGAATAGGTGGGAAAACAAAAGTACCTAAAAATGAAGACCTTGAATCTTTAGCACATATTGGATGCTCTATGGCAATATTTTTATCTGTATCAATGATTGATGATGTTGTTAAAAAGCTAAGAAATGGATATGGACGTAATGTTCCAGTAGCTGTTATAAAAAGGGCAACATGGGATGATCAAGATATAATACTTGGACATCTTGATGATATAGTAGAGAAGGTAAGAGAGAAAAACATTACAAAATGCGCACAGATTTTAGTTGGAGATTTTATTGACTGTGATTATGAGAAAAGTCTTCTTTATGATAAAACTTTTTCTACATGTTACAGAAAAGCTAAATCTTTCTTAGGTGAAAAAACAAATGAAAAATAGAGACATGGCCGTAATATGTCCATCATTAAAGGGAGAGAATATAGCATTAAGTTTAAAGAAAAATTTTGATTTTGATTTATTTATTAAAAAATCATCTACTTTTAATCTTTTTGAAATATCTAAAAAGTGTATGAATAGATACGATAAAATAGTATTTATATCATCTACAGGAATTGCAGTTAGGGCAATAGCACCTTTTTTACAAAGTAAGGATAAAGATCCTGCAGTAGTTACTATAGATTTAAATAAAAAATATGCTATAAGCCTTGTAAGTGGTCACTTAGGAGGAGCAAATTTTTTAGCATCATCTATAGCAGATACTATTAAATGTGAAGCTGTTATTACAACTGCAACGGATAATATGAATATTAAAGCTCCTGATGTATTCTCATTAGAGAACAATTTAGTAATTGATGATATAAAAAAGATTAAGTATATTTCATCAATGCTCATTTCTGGAAAAAGAGTTGGATTTTTTGATGAATTTTCATTTAATTTCCCAGGAAATGGCTATAAAAAAATTGATTCTCTTGAGGAAAACAGCATATGGATAACGAATAAGTGTAGTCCAGAAATTAAAAACATAGATATGAAAAAAGTACTTAAACTTATAAAAAGAAATGTTGTGTTAGGAATAGGATGCAGAAAAAATACAGACAGCAAAAAGATGTTTTCTTTTGTTAAGGAGATTTTAGAAAAAAATAATATAGATTTAAGAGCGGTTTTAAAGATAGGATCAATTTATATAAAAAAAGATGAGCGTGCAATAATTGATTTATCAAAAAAACTTAATGCAGAGTTTATTACTTTTTCTAAAGAAAAAATACGAACATGTGATTCTCTTTTTGAAAAGAGCGATTTTGTATTTGATAAGACAGGAGTTTATTCTGTGTGTGAGCCATGCTGTTATCTTCTTTCGGATAAGATTTTAGTAAAAAAAATAAAGAAAGATGGAATGACACTTTCTGTTGGAATAATAGGAGGAAATTAAGAAGTGGGAAAACTTAAAATCGTAGGTATAGGTCCTGGAAGTATAGAAAATATGACGCTTAGGGCGTTTAATGCAATAAAAAATGCAGATGCTATTGTAGGATATACAAAGTATATAGATATGATAAAAGAATTGACAGATGGAAAAGAAATTTTTTCATCTGGTATGAGACAGGAAACTGAAAGATGCAAAAAGGCACTTTTAATGGCAAAAGAGAAAAATGTTGCTCTGATAAGTACAGGAGATGCAGGTATATATGCAATGGCTGGGCTTATTTTAGAGATGAAAGGCGAAGATAGCCCTGAAATAGAAATTATTCCAGGGCTTACTGCATCTATTGGGGCTTCTTCTTTAGTAGGTGCACCTCTTATGAACGATAGCTGCAGTATAAGTTTAAGCGATCTTATGGTGCCATATGAAAAAATTAAAAAGAGAGTATATCTTGCAGCAGAAGCTGATTTTGTAATATCTTTTTATAATCCTAAAAGCAGAAATAGATCAACTTATTTAAAAGAATGTATAGATATAGTTAGAAAATTTAGAGAAGATAAAACTCCTGTAGCACTTGTAAAAAATGGATTAAGAGATAATGAGGAAATACGATTATGTACAATTTCTGATATTGATTATGATTTTGTAGATATGATGACTATGGTAATTGTCGGAAATTCAGAAAGCTACTATAAAAATAATATTTTTATAACACCAAGAGGGTATGAAAAGGCAGGTAAAATAAAATGATATGTCTTATTGCAGGAACAAAAGATGCTGAAAATATATTAGATATTTTAAATAAATATACTGATGATATAGCGGTAAGTACAGCAACAGCATATGGTTCATCTCTTATAGAAAATTATAAAGTAAAAGTTATAAATTCACACCCTCTAGATGAAGATGATATGAAAAAATGGATTAAGAAAAATAATATAAATCTTTTAATAGATGCATCTCATCCATATGCTAAATCTGTAAGTGAAAATGCTGAAAATGTATGTGAGTGTTTAAATATAGAATACATAAGATATCAGAGAAAAGGTGTTTTAGAAGATAAAAAGGATGATTTTATAATAAGAACTTCATCTTATATAGAGGCTTATGAAGCTTCAAAAGGTATGAATGGAAATATTTTAAATACAACAGGAAGTAACAATGCAGAAAAATTTAAAAGTGATGATTTTAAATATAGAATGATTTTAAGAGTTCTTCCAAATGAACATGTTATAAAGAAAGTAAGAGATGCAGGATATAATGTAGAAGATATAATTGCAATGAAAGGTCCTGTATCAAAAAAACTTGAAGAAGCTTTTATAGATTTTTATAATGTAAAAGCGCTTATAACTAAAGATAGCGGAATTTATGGCGGTGCTCTTGAAAAATATGAGGCATGCAGAGAAAAAAACATAAAGCTTATTATAATTGAAAGACCATATGTTACTTATAAAAATTATTTTTATGAATATGATGAATTAGAAAAATATTTAAAGGAGAAAATAAAAAGTGATTTTTAAGACTAAAGAAGATTTATTTAATATATTAGAAAATATAAAGCCTGCATATAAGGATGCTAAAGACAAAGCTTTAATAAGAGAGGATTCACTTGCAAAGCCTCTAAATAGTCTTGGAAAGCTTGAAAGTATGGCAGTTAAAATGTGTGGAATAACAGGAAAGATGAATAATAAAGTCGATAAAAGGCTTGTTATAGTAATGTGTTCTGATAATGGAGTTATAAAAGAGAAAGTATCTTCATCTCCTCAAATTGTAACTTTAAGCCAGACTCTCAATCTTCCTAAATATATAACTGGAGCAGGAGTTATTGCAAAAGCTAATAATACTGAACTTAAAGTTGTTGATATAGGAGTAAATGCAGATATATCGGATGAAAATATATCAAATAGAAAAATAAGAAAATCAACACATAATATAAAACTTAGAAGTGCTATGAGTTATGAAGAGGCAGTAAAATCAATACTTATTGGAATTGATGAAGTGCGTCTTGCCAAAGAAAAAGGATATAAAATTATTGGAACAGGAGAGATGGGAATAGGGAATACTACAACAAGTTCAGCTGTACTTATTTCTTTATGCTCATGTGATTATGAGAAGGTTATAGGAAGAGGCGGCGGACTTACTGATGAAAGCCTTTTAAGAAAGAAGAGTGTTATAAAAGAAGCACTTAAAGTAAATAATGTAGATAAGTCTGATCCTATAGACATTTTATCTAAGGTTGGCGGTTTTGATATAGGAGGCATGGCAGGAGTATTTATAGGAGCTTCGTATTATAGAATTCCTGTAGTTATTGATGGATTTATATCAGCTGTCGCAGCACTTATAGCATATAAACTTAATAAAAATGTACGTGATTTTATTTTTACATCTCATATGTCTAAGGAATATGGATATAATGTTGCACTTGAAGAAATGAATTTAAGCCCTATACTTAATCTTGATATGGGACTTGGAGAAGGAAGCGGGTGTCCTCTTTCTTTTTCAATAATAGAAACTGCATGTGCAGTATTAAACAATATGGCTACATTTAAAGAAGCAAAAATAGATGATAGCTATCTTGATGAGCTTAGAAAAAATAATTCAAAGGAATGATTTTAATGGAAAAAGGACTTATTGAAGTTTATACAGGAGACGGAAAAGGAAAGACAACAGCAGCAGTAGGACTTGCTGTAAGAGCAGCAGGTAGAGGATTTAAAGTGCTTATGACTCAATTCTTAAAAGATAATAATACAGGAGAACTTATTTCAATTCAAAAAATTCCTGGATTTTGTGTATATTCTGGAGAACCTGTAAAAAAGTTTTTTGAATTTATGACTGACTCTGAAAAAAAGGAACTTGTTAATGAACATAGAAAAAGATTTAAAGAAGTTATATTAAAAGCTAAAAATGAAAAGTATGATATGCTTATACTTGATGAGATAATAGCGTCTGTTAATCTTAATATTATTGATATAAATGATCTTATGGAATTTTTAAAAAATAAGCCTGAGTCTCTTGAAGTTGTTTTGACAGGAAGAAATCCTAAAGAAGAAATATTAGAAATAGCAGATTACGTTTCAGAGATTAAAGCTATAAAACATCCATATAAAAATGGAATAAGTGCAAGAATAGGAATTGAAAGATAGAAATGAAAGTTTTAATAATAGGCTCATCAAAAAGTGGAAAATCAGAGATTGCAGAAAAAATATCATATAAACTAAACAAAAATGGTAATCTTTTTTATTTAGCAACTATGAAACCATATG
It includes:
- the cbiT gene encoding precorrin-6Y C5,15-methyltransferase (decarboxylating) subunit CbiT; translated protein: MYFLKDENFIRGNCPMTKEEVRILSIAKMNIDSSSIVLDIGSGTGTITVQSSKAAKNGKIMAIEKDEEAYNVTTENIKKFKCDNVRIIKNEACSILDRLISDKIKFDSIFIGGSNGKLEEIVLKANAVLKKGGTIVMNFIRIDNACRAIEVCKRLEYNTDISLVNISKNKGKSLMLIANNPIYIVQCTK
- the cobT gene encoding nicotinate-nucleotide--dimethylbenzimidazole phosphoribosyltransferase, encoding MKPAYKDAKDKALIREDSLAKPLNSLGKLESMAVKMCGITGKMNNKVDKRLVIVMCSDNGVIKEKVSSSPQIVTLSQTLNLPKYITGAGVIAKANNTELKVVDIGVNADISDENISNRKIRKSTHNIKLRSAMSYEEAVKSILIGIDEVRLAKEKGYKIIGTGEMGIGNTTTSSAVLISLCSCDYEKVIGRGGGLTDESLLRKKSVIKEALKVNNVDKSDPIDILSKVGGFDIGGMAGVFIGASYYRIPVVIDGFISAVAALIAYKLNKNVRDFIFTSHMSKEYGYNVALEEMNLSPILNLDMGLGEGSGCPLSFSIIETACAVLNNMATFKEAKIDDSYLDELRKNNSKE
- the cbiE gene encoding precorrin-6y C5,15-methyltransferase (decarboxylating) subunit CbiE, with the protein product MIYIVGLGPGNREYMLNKAISVLEKSDIIIGFKRGISSVDFIHTKKVCIKSFKELNKYLTDTSKNISIIASGDPLFFGITKYIKASFDISFEVIPGISSFQYLASKTHISWDGAYLSSLHGRNEDFISEIKNQKISIYLTDNINNPKKICEKLYKERVKCNIIIGENLSYTDEKITEGTPEKLKNNDYSNLSIMIIEKLS
- a CDS encoding cobalt-factor II C(20)-methyltransferase, producing MGTLFGIGVGPGDKELLTIKALNTIKRCKTIVAPAAKEDGGYSIAYETAKDYIDKKTTVYLKHFPMGTADKKEKVYEIYKLIENELKKGNDVAFLTIGDPYIYSTYIYLLEFIKNRNYNVKTIPGIPSFCAAASISDSILVIGDEILTIMPASKVSEIKDEKYVVIMKVYKKEKEILDILDRKNFSYTYISRAGRDNEKILRNREDILKNCDYMSLIIAHRKE
- the cbiG gene encoding cobalt-precorrin 5A hydrolase, yielding MKNRDMAVICPSLKGENIALSLKKNFDFDLFIKKSSTFNLFEISKKCMNRYDKIVFISSTGIAVRAIAPFLQSKDKDPAVVTIDLNKKYAISLVSGHLGGANFLASSIADTIKCEAVITTATDNMNIKAPDVFSLENNLVIDDIKKIKYISSMLISGKRVGFFDEFSFNFPGNGYKKIDSLEENSIWITNKCSPEIKNIDMKKVLKLIKRNVVLGIGCRKNTDSKKMFSFVKEILEKNNIDLRAVLKIGSIYIKKDERAIIDLSKKLNAEFITFSKEKIRTCDSLFEKSDFVFDKTGVYSVCEPCCYLLSDKILVKKIKKDGMTLSVGIIGGN
- the cobJ gene encoding precorrin-3B C(17)-methyltransferase, which produces MGKLKIVGIGPGSIENMTLRAFNAIKNADAIVGYTKYIDMIKELTDGKEIFSSGMRQETERCKKALLMAKEKNVALISTGDAGIYAMAGLILEMKGEDSPEIEIIPGLTASIGASSLVGAPLMNDSCSISLSDLMVPYEKIKKRVYLAAEADFVISFYNPKSRNRSTYLKECIDIVRKFREDKTPVALVKNGLRDNEEIRLCTISDIDYDFVDMMTMVIVGNSESYYKNNIFITPRGYEKAGKIK
- a CDS encoding cobalt-precorrin-6A reductase — its product is MICLIAGTKDAENILDILNKYTDDIAVSTATAYGSSLIENYKVKVINSHPLDEDDMKKWIKKNNINLLIDASHPYAKSVSENAENVCECLNIEYIRYQRKGVLEDKKDDFIIRTSSYIEAYEASKGMNGNILNTTGSNNAEKFKSDDFKYRMILRVLPNEHVIKKVRDAGYNVEDIIAMKGPVSKKLEEAFIDFYNVKALITKDSGIYGGALEKYEACREKNIKLIIIERPYVTYKNYFYEYDELEKYLKEKIKSDF
- the cobM gene encoding precorrin-4 C(11)-methyltransferase is translated as MVYFIGAGPGDVDLITVKGRKILEKADVVIYAGSLVSKEHLSFLKKNAYVFNSAKMTLEEIIDVIKENDFDNKIIVRLHTGDPSIYGAIKEQMDELSKLNIKYEVIPGVSSFTAAAAAIKKEFTLPSVSQTVILTRIGGKTKVPKNEDLESLAHIGCSMAIFLSVSMIDDVVKKLRNGYGRNVPVAVIKRATWDDQDIILGHLDDIVEKVREKNITKCAQILVGDFIDCDYEKSLLYDKTFSTCYRKAKSFLGEKTNEK
- the cbiD gene encoding cobalt-precorrin-5B (C(1))-methyltransferase CbiD, which translates into the protein MFDMYIKSGLKMLRCGYTTGSCASGASKAAAFILMNKNTKIDNITITTPENVKINMDVTIEEIKDSKVICSVIKDSGDDPDITNGIKITAEVEKCTSKEKILIEGSEGVGKVVSDGLFAKKGEWAINPVPRKMIYDSVLSVLDDKTHVKVTISVPEGRKIAEKTFNSRLGIEGGISILGTTGIVKPMSFEALKESIAIEIKQKALKTKKLILAFGNLGEKYAESLGYSKDKIVICSNFIGFALETCVLSGVTDVLVVGHIGKMCKIAYGCFMTHSRVCGIRLEVLALELALLGKDTEFIKKVLNEKTCESAVKLLGDGYYELYKNIGRKIIEKINIYTQNKLSCNIIMYYGSKKQKKLYNSFEDLGENL
- a CDS encoding cob(I)yrinic acid a,c-diamide adenosyltransferase, whose amino-acid sequence is MEKGLIEVYTGDGKGKTTAAVGLAVRAAGRGFKVLMTQFLKDNNTGELISIQKIPGFCVYSGEPVKKFFEFMTDSEKKELVNEHRKRFKEVILKAKNEKYDMLILDEIIASVNLNIIDINDLMEFLKNKPESLEVVLTGRNPKEEILEIADYVSEIKAIKHPYKNGISARIGIER